A stretch of Microtus pennsylvanicus isolate mMicPen1 chromosome 5, mMicPen1.hap1, whole genome shotgun sequence DNA encodes these proteins:
- the LOC142850847 gene encoding olfactory receptor 52N2: MLGANSSILTPDFFILNGVPGLEDAHVWISLPFCFMYMIAVVGNCGLIYLIGHEEALHRPMYYFLALLSFTDVTLCTTTVPNMLCIFWFNFKEIGFNSCLVQMFFVHMLTGMESGVLMLMALDRYVAICYPLRYTTILTNPVIAKAGLATFLRSVMLIFPFTVLTKRLPYCRGTFIPHTYCDHMSVAKVSCGNAKVNAIYGLMVALLIGMFDICCISVSYTMILRAVVSLSSADARHKAFSTCTSHICAIVITYVPAFFTFFTHRFGGHTIPHHIHIIVANLYLLLPPTMNPIVYGVKTKQIRESVIKFLLGDKMGTT, translated from the coding sequence ATGTTGGGAGCCAACAGCTCCATCCTGACCCCAGACTTCTTTATCTTGAATGGTGTTCCTGGGCTGGAAGATGCACATGTCTGGATCTCTCTACCATTCTGCTTCATGTACATGATTGCTGTTGTGGGGAATTGTGGGCTTATCTACCTCATTGGCCATGAGGAGGCTCTGCACCGGCCGATGTACTACTTCCTGGCCTTACTCTCCTTCACTGATGTCACCCTGTGCACTACTACTGTGCCCAATATGCTGTGCATATTCTGGTTCAACTTCAAAGAGATTGGATTTAATTCTTGCCTGGTTCAGATGTTCTTTGTCCACATGTTGACTGGAATGGAATCTGGAGTGCTCATGCTCATGGCCCTGGACCGGTATGTAGCCATTTGCTATCCTCTGCGTTATACCACCATCCTCACCAATCCTGTGATTGCCAAAGCTGGTCTTGCTACTTTCTTGAGGAGTGTGATGCTCATCTTTCCATTCACTGTCCTCACCAAGCGCTTGCCCTATTGCCGAGGCACCTTTATCCCCCACACTTACTGTGACCACATGTCTGTGGCCAAGGTATCCTGTGGCAATGCCAAGGTCAATGCAATCTATGGCCTTATGGTTGCTCTCCTGATTGGCATGTTTGACATTTGCTGTATCTCTGTGTCTTACACTATGATCCTGCGAGCAGTGGTGAGTCTGTCCTCTGCAGATGCTCGTCACAAAGCCTTCAGCACCTGCACATCTCACATCTGTGCGATTGTGATCACTTATGTGCCTGCCTTTTTTACTTTCTTCACTCATCGCTTTGGGGGACACACTATTCCCCACCACATCCACATTATAGTGGCCAACCTCTACCTGCTACTGCCCCCTACAATGAACCCAATTGTTTATGGAGTCAAGACCAAGCAGATTCGGGAAAGTGTAATCAAATTTTTACTCGGAGACAAAATGGGTACTACCTAA